One window of Quercus robur chromosome 5, dhQueRobu3.1, whole genome shotgun sequence genomic DNA carries:
- the LOC126725885 gene encoding helicase-like transcription factor CHR28 isoform X3, which produces MDPVTFYNSDASDSGTGGSAASFDSAENSAMAPDYGNMEPPTQTGSPVHACSASLKDWNLQVSGHESSFTGRAGVSPIEIPTFSTASSFADRDAHNVSDCVDNLYVDFPNSETEEQCRHVGEDVDSKYPLYNPFFNSFGVNSAHYGALAENSLDTFRPPQENIPCSYMGISLGDADLSSQNVTSTESTICQSSDVISNFTDHYSPMQYYMATDGTFDFSRHHLPSSYSSQFSMGNPEMMTNTKDEIGEFSNESASSSSKVILNGQRGIMGRSVSEVSMPNQSYFLCEGNNYMSSISGNSSSDTENCSIDDKASKKLLICTPSYLSSKDQATCVKDEATDEFIAPSSHSMEVIDEAVSRKSSYSADAKLCVDKDVTQSSGISHSQSSQKHIHVKHEKEDVVIASKRACHSQDIASQIVSRFPPSGGHLNSSALEQYVPCAQPSILSKIQLDCIKGESETKLVQSKTVGSHLSEVTLDLNCKNFSGKYHVEDSDICIIEDMSHPPPTNYSPAIGNSLITSQHSTFSDSVHSTGVGGTRIKSDERFILRVALQDLSQPKSEASPPDGDLAVSLLRHQRIALSWMVQKETASFHCSGGILADDQGLGKTVSTIALILKERPPSFRAYQNVKQGKLETLNLDEDDDVPPALNGMKQDAESLQMTSNTLMKSVNSLVQTKGRPSAGTLIVCPTSVLRQWAEELNSKVTSKANLSVLVYHGSNRTKDPYELAKYDVVLTTYSIVSMEVPKQSLVDEDDDERGKLEDDTGFSSGRKRKCPSSDKKCSKNKKGLDSALLESAARPLAKVAWFRVVLDEAQSIKNHRTQVARACWGLRAKRRWCLSGTPIQNAIDDLYSYFRFLRYDPYAQYTSFCSTIKVPINRSPSKGYKKLQAVLKTIMLRRTKDTLLDGEPIINLPPKFIELKKVDFSDEERNFYSKLEADSRAQFQEYADAGTVKQNYVNILLMLLRLRQACDHPLLVRPYDSSSLWRSSVEMAKKLPQEKQIRLLDRLEASQAICGVCNDPPEDAVVSICGHVFCHQCISEHLTGDDKQCPVTNCKVRLFASSVFSKATLKCSLSDEPGQDGSPNCSVSEVVDAAEPFYGGNSYGSSTKIKAALEVLHSLCKPQGCSLGASSAQSTLDENAICHNNSDGELCEDNADRQHLAVERSSNNSVKVVGEKAIVFSQWTRMLDLLEACLKNSSIQYRRLDGTMSVLARDKAVKDFNTLPEVSVMIMSLKAASLGLNMVAACHVLLLDLWWNPTTEDQAIDRAHRIGQTRPVTVLRLTVRDTVEDRILALQQKKREMVAAAFGEDGTGGRQTRLTVEDLKYLFMM; this is translated from the exons ATGGATCCTGTCACATTTTACAACTCAGATGCTTCAGATTCTGGGACAGGGGGCTCAGCTGCTTCATTTGATTCTGCTGAAAATTCTGCCATGGCTCCTGACTATGGAAACATGGAACCCCCAACACAGACAGGCTCTCCTGTGCATGCTTGCTCTGCGAGTCTCAAAGACTGGAATTTACAAGTATCAGGCCATGAATCTTCCTTCACAGGGAGGGCTGGAGTTTCCCCGATTGAGATACCAACATTTAGTACAGCTTCCAGTTTTGCTGATAGAGATGCTCACAATGTTTCAGATTGTGTAGATAACTTGTATGTTGATTTCCCTAACAGTGAAACTGAAGAACAATGCAGGCATGTAGGGGAGGATGTTGATTCCAAAT ATCCTTTATACAACCCTTTCTTTAACAGCTTTGGTGTAAATTCTGCACACTATGGTGCTTTGGCTGAAAATAGTCTGGATACCTTCAGACCTCCCCAAGAAAATATTCCGTGTTCCTATATGGGAATATCATTAGGGGATGCAGATTTGTCTTCCCAAAATGTTACTTCTACTGAGTCTACTATCTGTCAAAGTTCTGATGTTATAAGTAACTTCACTGACCATTATTCTCCTATGCAATATTACATGGCTACAGATGGTACATTTGATTTCTCACGGCATCATTTGCCTAGTAGTTATAGTTCTCAATTTTCAATGGGTAATCCAGAAATGATGACTAACACAAAGGATGAAATAGGGGAATTCTCAAATGAGAGTGCTAGCTCAAGTAGTAAGGTGATTTTGAATGGCCAGAGGGGAATAATGGGTAGATCTGTCTCAGAGGTGTCAATGCCTAATCagtcatattttttatgtgaaggCAATAATTATATGTCATCAATCAGTGGAAATTCATCATCTGATACTGAAAATTGTTCTATTGATGACAAGGCGTCGAAGAAACTGTTGATTTGTACTCCGTCATACTTGTCCAGCAAAGACCAAGCAACTTGTGTAAAGGATGAAGCAACTGATGAATTCATTGCACCTAGTAGCCATTCTATGGAAGTAATTGATGAAGCTGTCAGTAGAAAGTCTTCTTACAGTGCTGATGCCAAACTATGTGTTGACAAAGATGTGACGCAGTCATCTGGTATTTCACATTCTCAATCAAGTCAGAAGCACATTCACGTAAAACATGAGAAAGAAGATGTGGTTATTGCGTCTAAGAGAGCTTGTCATTCTCAAGATATAGCTAGTCAAATTGTTAGTAGATTTCCCCCTAGTGGTGGACATTTGAATTCAAGTGCGTTGGAACAATATGTGCCCTGTGCTCAGCCATCCATATTGAGCAAGATTCAGTTGGATTGCATTAAGGGTGAAAGTGAGACTAAACTGGTTCAATCTAAGACCGTGGGTTCTCATTTATCAGAAGTCACCCTTgatttaaattgtaaaaatttttcaGGCAAATACCATGTTGAGGACTCTGATATATGTATTATTGAAGATATGAGTCATCCTCCACCCACAAATTATTCTCCAGCAATAGGGAACTCGCTTATTACTTCACAACATTCTACATTTAGTGATTCTGTTCATTCCACAGGAGTAGGAGGAACGAGGATTAAGAGTGATGAAAGATTTATTTTACGAGTTGCATTGCAG GATCTTTCGCAGCCAAAGTCAGAAGCTAGTCCACCAGATGGGGATTTGGCAGTCTCTCTTTTAAGACATCAG AGAATTGCTTTGTCATGGATGGTTCAAAAGGAGACGGCTAGCTTCCACTGCTCTGGAGGGATTCTTGCAGATGATCAG GGACTGGGAAAAACAGTATCAACAATTGCACTTATACTCAAAGAGAGGCCTCCATCTTTTAGAGCCTATCAAAATGTAAAACAAGGGAAGTTGGAAACTCTAAATTtggatgaagatgatgatgttCCTCCTGCACTTAATGGAATGAAGCAAGATGCTGAGTCACTTCAAATGACATCAAATACTCTGATGAAGAGCGTGAACTCTTTGGTCCAAACTAAGGGAAGGCCATCTGCTGGAACCCTTATTGTTTGTCCCACTAGTGTTCTACGGCAATGGGCTGAGGAGTTGAATAGTAAGGTAACCAGCAAAGCTAATCTCTCTGTGCTGGTATACCATGGAAGCAACAGGACAAAAGATCCTTATGAGCTGGCCAAATATGATGTTGTCCTCACAACATATTCAATTGTCAGCATGGAGGTCCCAAAGCAGTCTCTtgttgatgaagatgatgatgagagAGGGAAACTAGAAGATGATACTGGCTTCTCATCCGGTAGGAAAAGGAAATGTCCTAGTTCTGATAAAAAATGTTCAAAGAATAAGAAGGGTTTGGATAGTGCACTGCTTGAGTCTGCTGCACGTCCTCTTGCAAAGGTGGCATGGTTTAGGGTTGTCCTGGATGAGGCCCAGAGCATCAAGAATCACAGAACTCAAGTGGCTCGGGCCTGTTGGGGTCTTCGTGCTAAACGTAGATGGTGCTTGTCTGGCACTCCAATCCAGAATGCAATTGATGATCTTTATAGTTACTTCAGATTTCTCAGATATGATCCTTATGCTCAATATACATCATTCTGTTCCACAATAAAGGTCCCAATCAATAGGAGCCCAAGCAAAGGGTACAAAAAGCTACAAGCTGTCTTGAAGACAATAATGTTACGCCGCACTAAAG ACACACTTCTTGATGGGGAACCTATTATTAACCTACCGCCAAAGTTTATAGAACTGAAAAAGGTGGATTTTTCAGATGAGGAACGTAATTTCTACTCCAAATTAGAGGCTGATTCACGTGCTCAGTTTCAA GAATATGCAGATGCTGGAACTGTCAAACAAAATTATGTTAACATCTTGTTGATGCTCTTGCGCCTTCGACAAGCTTGTGATCACCCCCTCCTTGTTAGGCCTTATGATTCAAGTTCTTTATGGAGATCCTCAGTTGAGATGGCAAAGAAGCTTCCTCAGGAAAAACAAATTCGGCTTTTGGATCGTTTAGAAGCATCTCAGGCAATTTGTGGTGTCTGCAAT GATCCTCCTGAAGATGCTGTTGTTTCAATTTGTGGTCATGTTTTCTGCCATCAATGCATTAGTGAACATCTTACTGGTGATGACAAGCAGTGCCCTGTGACAAATTGCAAAGTTAGACTGTTTGCATCTTCAGTGTTCTCCAAAGCCACACTAAAGTGTTCTCTCTCTGATGAGCCTGGTCAGGATGGTTCCCCCAATTGTTCTGTTTCTGAAGTTGTTGATGCAGCCGAGCCTTTTTATGGGGGTAACTCGTATGGTAGTTCTACCAAAATTAAGGCTGCTCTTGAGGTCCTGCATTCATTGTGTAAACCACAAGGTTGCTCTTTAGGAGCTAGTTCTGCACAGAGCACTCTTGATGAAAATGCCATCTGTCACAACAACTCTGATGGAGAATTGTGTGAGGATAATGCTGATAGACAACATTTGGCTGTGGAGAGAAGTTCTAATAATTCAGTCAAGGTAGTTGGAGAGAAAGCCATAGTGTTTTCCCAGTGGACGAGGATGTTGGATTTGCTTGAAGCTTGTCTTAAAAATTCTTCCATTCAGTACAGAAGACTTGATGGAACAATGTCTGTTCTTGCCAGAGACAAAGCTGTGAAGGATTTTAACACCCTCCCAGAG gtgTCTGTGATGATCATGTCTCTGAAAGCTGCTAGTCTTGGTCTCAACATGGTTGCAGCTTGCCATGTTCTTCTGCTGGACCTTTGGTGGAACCCTACTACTGAAGATCAAGCAATTGATAGAGCACACAGAATTGGGCAAACTCGTCCTGTTACAGTTTTGCGGTTAACAGTGAGAGATACGGTTGAAGATCGTATATTAGCCCTTCAG caaaagaagagagagatggTTGCAGCTGCGTTTGGAGAGGATGGAACTGGTGGTCGTCAGACGCGCCTTACAGTGGAAGACCTGAAATACCTGTTTATGATGTGA